The Maylandia zebra isolate NMK-2024a linkage group LG14, Mzebra_GT3a, whole genome shotgun sequence genome includes the window AGATGTTATAACATGGGCATGTATGGCTGCCAGTACATCTGGGTCACTAGTGTTTATGATTATGTGACTGAcaaaagcagcaggatgaacTGTGAAGTGTACAGATCTGCACCCTCTGCTCAGATTtagccaaatgctgcaaaactgatcaaACAGCTTCACAATGCAAATGTATATCAACCCAAAGCGTGCTGCAAAAGAAACCCATGAGTTCCTCAAGGCAAAGAAACATGATACTCACAATGGCCAAGTCAGGCATCTGAGCTCAACCCAACAGAGCAGCTTCGTagttattaaatacaaaatcaaaTGCAGAAGAAGCAACAAGTGAAGGTGGCTGCAGTAAAAAGCTGGCAGAGCATCTTAAACAAGGAAACACCACATTTGGTGATAACCATAGGTTCTACACTTCaggaggtcattaaaaaaaacaaaaaaaaccaataaaCAATCCTTATATTTAAAACTATACTAGTTGTCCGATTACTTTTGAAGATCAGAAAAGTGATTACTTTGTACAAAAAGGGCTGTTTTTCATAAACAGTTAACACTTAACTGATGTTAAACTTCCTGAATTAAAGCCAatagtctgcacttcaatcacattttGGCTGATCTAAATCCCACTGCATTGGTGCAAAGAGTTAAAACTACAAAACGTGTAATAGTTCAAATACTTATGGACTAAAGTGCAGCCTAAACTAGGTACACACAACCTAAGTTCTGAAAGAATTTTCCTGTGATGAGCATAAACGTGGTctaaattatttaatatatgaATAAAGGAAGAGAGACTATTTGTTGCATCTTTGTTTTTACTTGTACGTTATGACAGCACAGATGTTCTTATTTAATTGGGAATTTTGTTGTACACATGAAGTTTTGAAAATTCATCATGGTATTTTCagactttttattgttttatgagcCATAAATGATAGGAACCCCCTCATTATAAGAAGGGAGTTAAACCTGTTTGTGTCCAAAATGATAGCTGGATACATTGATTTCATCTGATTACAAACCtttcaataacaataaagaagaGCATTTATTCTTCTGACATTCTTTTGATTCAAATTAATCACCTTAAACTCTCAAGTCTTACCTGGAAAACTAAAACATAATGTATCATAATGTTGCAATTCATATACAATCGATAAAAGAATATTGTGTATTGAAGAAAGTCAAAGCAGAATTAGTCCAAGCTGAATTGTTGGACTAACTCTGTTGTATCAGTACTGAAGTAAAAGATTAGAGATATTAGAGAAGAAATGTGGCTTTTGCATACGTTTTCCACAACATACAGTAGAAAATAatactgacctttgacccaggAGGAGGGGGCAACCCCAGGAAGGTGTACACTAAATTGTCCTCTTTGGCATCAAAGAATGTGTCGTAGTCCTGCACAAGATTTAGAGATCTAAATCAATACAATAATTTACTTTCCCTCCAATTTTAACTTTGTTGCTACAGTTGTTCCATTACAGACATTAAAGTGCATTTCCTATGCTTTTCTCTCAATATTCTGAAGGTAGACACAAGTTAAAAACATTGGCGTATCTGAATGCGATGTATACTCACCCCACAATAACTCTCTTCGTTGAAGATTTGTGGGGGGAGGGGGATGCCGTTGGCTGGCTTCTTGTCCTCAGGGACGTTCTGCCTCATCCACATGCGGTTGTCCTCATTGCACGCGATGTCCAGTGGAGTGTAGTCAACTTTAAGAGCCTCCAAGAAGCCAACCACATCTTGCTGCTTCTTCTTGATCTGCGAGGCAGAGAAATCCTCCCTGATTGCACTGTATATGAGGAGAAGCCTGGAATATTTAACCTCAGGATGGCAGCTGCAGCATTCTGGGGTTTGGAATATCAACTAACATTATTTAAATGACAGCATGGATTCACATCTGATGCTCTACATAGTGCTCCCTTCCCATCCTCTCCTACTAAGTAAACACAGAAACCATTGACAACAATTTAAAAGAAGTACgagttttactttatttttttcaccgTACTtggtttattattattgtctatGTAACAGGTGTCCTatcttctgtgtattttttacttatcttgttttcattttgtattttttttattaatatttattgagcTTTTCTACTTCATCTATCATAGTATATAAGTTGTTACAGGTTGTGTTTTACGCTGTGGCTTAATTTCATTTCCCACGCAACTATCTCAGGCTTTGCAGTCAATGGTCTCAAAATGAGAAAGCAGGTGAGCAGCAGTTGTCTGGGCAGAAATCCATCGTTGATACCAGAGGTCTACCAGAGGCTTCAAGCTGATAGCAAGGCAATgctaactaaaagaaaaaagaaaaaaaaaactcttgtatgcagaagagcatctttgaaTGCACAGtacatcaaaccttgaagcaaatggactacagcagcagaagaccacaccaggtgccactcctgtcattTAAGGACAAGAAATTGAGACTACGATTCACACAGGCTCATcaactggacaacagaagactaAAAACATCGCCTCGTCCTGTGAGTCTTGAGTTTTTCTGCAATGTTCGAATAGGGTCAGAATTTAGTGTACACAAAATGCTTCCATCCTGCCTTTTATCAACAGTTCAGGTTGCTGGTGGTTGTGTAACGGATGTGGATCTCAGTACAATTAGcccccttagtaccaactgagcaccatttaaacaccacagcctactgGAGTATTGATTGCTGCTGACcctgtccatccctttatgacctaACAAGGTGTGCCTCATAAAGCGACTCTTGAGTGTATATTATctgatcttattttattttaagcccTTAAATAAGCAGAAACACAACATGATTGCTTTTTCCAGCTTCTCAGATGCCAACATATGCTATTATCCTTGTGTTATATGGTGTTGAATGACTAATAGTTTTCTGTTTTGGTCTGTTAATAATCCATAATCCATGTTTCTGGGCTCTGGTGAAGGTTGAATGTCTTCATGTTTGATCTTTTTACTTGTATCTACATCTGCTGACAGATCATATttaaactgataaaaaaaaactgattaaaaagtgtaaaaatgaaaaaataaatcaataaaaaaaatacaaacagcagGGTCGAAAAAGGGACAAATAAGAGGATAAACAACGATGCATTTTCTAAGAGTTAATGAGGACTGTTGTGGTCAGTCATTGAGTGTCATCTGCTAATACGGGTAGATGACCATACCCGCATGAAACAAGTCCACTCAAAGGATAAACCCCAagtagtgtgtgttgtgatACAACACTGCTAAGTGGGCCCCAACCACTTTAGCATGGCCAAAAGTGGATGTAAGAAATAAATTCACCCTCCCCTCTGCTGTTATCATCCCACCTAACATATACACCGTTACCTCAATGCGAGTCTGACTTAAAGTTTCATGTTAAATCTCTTTTTGGGGGAGACACCGACGTCaagcacatgcaaaaaaaaacaaaaaactttggGAGCCCCTGTTCTAGAAAGCTCTGCATATAAATCACATCGACCTGCGAGAACCAGAGCCTCTCAGGCGTAAACTCAGGCACAAATCAAACCGTGCACTTGCCTGCAGTGTTTAGATATGCCTAATAAAAGTCAAGTCACATTCATTTCGAGGTTTAACGCTCTCGTGTCACTGTATGAGTGACAGTCCTGGCCGGTTACAACCACAAAAGTTCACTTTAAGAGAAATAAATCCTTTGGAGTAAAAAGCTTACCGCTGTGGATCCCGACGAAGACGCGAGGAAAACTTTAATGACCATTTTGCTACAATTTATTTTGTCGACTATGCAACAAGCGGTCTCTTAAAGGAGCAGGCAGCCTTCTCTATTATTAGAGCACACCCTGGACGGAGACATAGCACAGcgatcactcactcactcacacacacacacggttatTTTTGTCTCCAGGCTCCATTAGTGAGGGTCGGCCCGTAGGGGCGCAGCACTACTCACAAACACTGATTGGCAACTTCAGCTGTCTGTCGGTGAGGGAGGGGGCGCAGTGGAGCTGGTTCCCAGCGTCCTGCTGAGTGCATATATGGACAGAAATAGCACTGACCAGCACTATAGGCTGACAGGTTTTCAAacccggtgttgtgccaaaaagtgatcggcTGCCAAAAACTGTATTCCGATGTTTCTGTATGTTTTCTTTGCGTGACACCTTTGCTTATATTGGTAAAGATATTGTGGTGAAAAGGTTTTTACAAAGGGATCatacataaaataaagaaattgtgtttttgcaAGTAATCTTTATGACTCTGTGTTACTTTACCTACATGTTAATCctaaaaattattaaaatatctTATTGGAGCTGTGATGTTATATCTGTTGCGATTTTTGCTTCCCTCTATCAGATCTCTCTtgacaaagacatttttaatgtcagtgAGAATTTTGCCTGCATTAAAGGCTATATAACCAATATAACCAAAAACTGATTCGTAAGAGATGTTTGAGATGTTTGAAAGATTACAGGCGGTACTGCAAATTTTGGTATCGAtccaataccaagtaaataaAGGGCTAGTATTGTCGATACCAAGATCAGTATATGCTGATTTATGAGAATAATCATCATCAGATTGCAAAttcttaaacacattttaatgacactGTGATCACTATCATTGTTATTTTACACAAATATTAGTAAACACAATAAACCAACAATTCCGTGTTTCATGGGGTTTTTGGAGATGTGTGGGGTTTTTGCAGATGGGCTataggctataaataaaatagacttGATCGTCagtcagacatttttttttataatgtttgaggtatagtttttcataaaaAACTGCAGTAATTTAAGACAGTTCAGTGCAATACTGAACTCAGAGGATAGAAAGAAAGTATCGATCCTATCATGCTAGTGAACCACTACCAGCGTCGGTATTGATGTCATCGATATTTGGCTCGATCCGCCAACCTGTACCTTTCAGTGTGAAATCCTTTCTAAATTAcattctgttcagtttttccacatGAAGTTTTCATTTTCTAAACTTTAGTTTCATTGTAAGAATGGAGCCAGCTCGAGTAGGCAAATAACAAAGTCTCATACTCAATAACCCTGTTAGAGTCCttgaacagttttttttcttcttcgtgAGTGGTCTACATTCCCTTTCATAAGAAATTAAGGACAttgaacatttattttaaaagaatctCCTCTACATGCAGGACTACAATggtcttttttgtttattttgttttttgctcagttttttttctagttACCGTcactttattgttttctttttattttgtttctttaccGGCTGGGTACCATGGCAACCGTGGACGTACAtctacaaaaaataataaataaataaaaagccccAGCAACGAATAGTGAACGAGTTCGTATATAAACAAACTATAGTTTACCCTGCTAAACATTACAGCCTGAAACAGAGAGAGTTTGAGAAGATAGCCACGCATAGAAGCAACTTAGGTTGGTTTATTACCGTTATGGCTGGtgcattatttattttacctcGTGTAAATTCTTATTCATGCCAGTCTGGCTTTGAACTGTGCTTTTTCTCTCAGGTAAAGAGGATTCGTGAGTGGGAGGTAGCAGGGCCTGATGATGCAGAAGGCTGTTGCCCACGAGAAGCAGGATGAAGGTATGACCAGCAGCTCTGACACCTCTATATGGTCCAGTCCCTCCGGATCATACAGTAGCTCTGATGATCCACAATACACCTCTGTGTGTGAAGACAAAGCAGAtgccatcccatcatttcagtGGCAAGGATCAAAGCGGTCTAGAAGACTTGTATTTGGTAGTTTTCATATCTCAAACATCTCAAtatctaaatattttatatacaaTTCCCTCTACCATGAGTAAAGTGTTTGGGGGTGTCCTTCCTCTTCAGGTAATAAAGCTCATGGGGGCAGCATGCAAAAGACAAACCCTACTACAAACTGCTATATGGTTAGCTTGCCTCCAATCAGGTCCCTGGAGACTCCAAAGCCAAGCCTGAAGCGCATCAGGGAGCTTGAGAACAAGGTGTGgagtctgcagcagcagctgtgtgagtcCAGGGCGGAGAACAAACTCCTGAAGAACGTGCAACATCGCCACATGGTGGCACTGCAGCACTTCCAAGACTCAGAGAACAGTATTGCACAGGTGGGTTTGTGGTTTCTGCCACTAGTCTCTCTTGCTTTTCAGATTCATGTTATCAATTAACTGTATGTGTACAAAATACTGCTatttttcctcatctttctctttATAGTGCCTGTATACGTCCCTCTCACAAACAACATCAGTGTTTCTGTTATTGTCATAATATTGACCATATCTGTTCACagattgaaaccaagcacaaaAACGAGGCCAGAGCTCTTCAGCATTTGCTCCGTGAGACCCGCACCTGCCGTGAC containing:
- the sh3bgr gene encoding SH3 domain-binding glutamic acid-rich protein isoform X29, translating into MVIKVFLASSSGSTAIKKKQQDVVGFLEALKVDYTPLDIACNEDNRMWMRQNVPEDKKPANGIPLPPQIFNEESYCGDYDTFFDAKEDNLVYTFLGLPPPPGSKEGQAEEEEEQEEEDLQSEEEEELRQLEEEEEAEVQEEEEEEEEEELEETQEEEAE
- the sh3bgr gene encoding SH3 domain-binding glutamic acid-rich protein isoform X28; translated protein: MVIKVFLASSSGSTAIKKKQQDVVGFLEALKVDYTPLDIACNEDNRMWMRQNVPEDKKPANGIPLPPQIFNEESYCGDYDTFFDAKEDNLVYTFLGLPPPPGSKEGQAEEEEEQEEEDLQSEEEEELRQLESAPCGQGLKSGGGRGRRRRVGRNTGGRGGVVEAKRC
- the sh3bgr gene encoding SH3 domain-binding glutamic acid-rich protein isoform X32; amino-acid sequence: MVIKVFLASSSGSTAIKKKQQDVVGFLEALKVDYTPLDIACNEDNRMWMRQNVPEDKKPANGIPLPPQIFNEESYCGDYDTFFDAKEDNLVYTFLGLPPPPGSKEGQAEEEEEQEEEELRQLEEEEEAEVQEEEEEEEEEELEETQEEEAE
- the sh3bgr gene encoding SH3 domain-binding glutamic acid-rich protein isoform X30, whose translation is MVIKVFLASSSGSTAIKKKQQDVVGFLEALKVDYTPLDIACNEDNRMWMRQNVPEDKKPANGIPLPPQIFNEESYCGDYDTFFDAKEDNLVYTFLGLPPPPGSKEGQAEEEEEQEEEELRQLESAPCGQGLKSGGGRGRRRRVGRNTGGRGGVVEAKRC
- the sh3bgr gene encoding SH3 domain-binding glutamic acid-rich protein isoform X27 gives rise to the protein MVIKVFLASSSGSTAIKKKQQDVVGFLEALKVDYTPLDIACNEDNRMWMRQNVPEDKKPANGIPLPPQIFNEESYCGDYDTFFDAKEDNLVYTFLGLPPPPGSKEAEQADKDNIVENGTHAEENLDDTIEGQAEEEEEQEEEEAEVQEEEEEEEEEELEETQEEEAE
- the sh3bgr gene encoding SH3 domain-binding glutamic acid-rich protein isoform X23, with translation MVIKVFLASSSGSTAIKKKQQDVVGFLEALKVDYTPLDIACNEDNRMWMRQNVPEDKKPANGIPLPPQIFNEESYCGDYDTFFDAKEDNLVYTFLGLPPPPGSKEAEQADKDNIVENGTHAEENLDDTIVPVEDRNGDSNKEVKQATDENEEGEGDEEEQEGAAKEETAESVGDEAPTVKEEEEAAVEETDEEGQAEEEEEQEEEAE
- the sh3bgr gene encoding SH3 domain-binding glutamic acid-rich protein isoform X38, with the translated sequence MVIKVFLASSSGSTAIKKKQQDVVGFLEALKVDYTPLDIACNEDNRMWMRQNVPEDKKPANGIPLPPQIFNEESYCGDYDTFFDAKEDNLVYTFLGLPPPPGSKEGQAEEEEEQEEEDLQSEEEEELRQLEEEEAE
- the sh3bgr gene encoding SH3 domain-binding glutamic acid-rich protein isoform X39, coding for MVIKVFLASSSGSTAIKKKQQDVVGFLEALKVDYTPLDIACNEDNRMWMRQNVPEDKKPANGIPLPPQIFNEESYCGDYDTFFDAKEDNLVYTFLGLPPPPGSKEGQAEEEEEQEEEEEEEEELEETQEEEAE
- the sh3bgr gene encoding SH3 domain-binding glutamic acid-rich protein isoform X25, whose product is MVIKVFLASSSGSTAIKKKQQDVVGFLEALKVDYTPLDIACNEDNRMWMRQNVPEDKKPANGIPLPPQIFNEESYCGDYDTFFDAKEDNLVYTFLGLPPPPGSKEAEQADKDNIVENGTHAEENLDDTIEGQAEEEEEQEEEELRQLESAPCGQGLKSGGGRGRRRRVGRNTGGRGGVVEAKRC
- the sh3bgr gene encoding SH3 domain-binding glutamic acid-rich protein isoform X31; this translates as MVIKVFLASSSGSTAIKKKQQDVVGFLEALKVDYTPLDIACNEDNRMWMRQNVPEDKKPANGIPLPPQIFNEESYCGDYDTFFDAKEDNLVYTFLGLPPPPGSKEAEQADKDNIVENGTHAEENLDDTIEGQAEEEEEQEEEEEEEEELEETQEEEAE
- the sh3bgr gene encoding SH3 domain-binding glutamic acid-rich protein isoform X26 is translated as MVIKVFLASSSGSTAIKKKQQDVVGFLEALKVDYTPLDIACNEDNRMWMRQNVPEDKKPANGIPLPPQIFNEESYCGDYDTFFDAKEDNLVYTFLGLPPPPGSKEAEQADKDNIVENGTHAEENLDDTIEGQAEEEEEQEEEELRQLEEEEEAEVQEEEEEEEEEELEETQEEEAE
- the sh3bgr gene encoding SH3 domain-binding glutamic acid-rich protein isoform X33; translated protein: MVIKVFLASSSGSTAIKKKQQDVVGFLEALKVDYTPLDIACNEDNRMWMRQNVPEDKKPANGIPLPPQIFNEESYCGDYDTFFDAKEDNLVYTFLGLPPPPGSKEGQAEEEEEQEEEDLQSEEEEELRQLEEEEEEEEEELEETQEEEAE
- the sh3bgr gene encoding SH3 domain-binding glutamic acid-rich protein isoform X41, which produces MVIKVFLASSSGSTAIKKKQQDVVGFLEALKVDYTPLDIACNEDNRMWMRQNVPEDKKPANGIPLPPQIFNEESYCGDYDTFFDAKEDNLVYTFLGLPPPPGSKEGQAEEEEEQEEEEAEVQEEEEAE
- the sh3bgr gene encoding SH3 domain-binding glutamic acid-rich protein isoform X40 — protein: MVIKVFLASSSGSTAIKKKQQDVVGFLEALKVDYTPLDIACNEDNRMWMRQNVPEDKKPANGIPLPPQIFNEESYCGDYDTFFDAKEDNLVYTFLGLPPPPGSKEGQAEEEEEQEEEELRQLEEEEAE
- the sh3bgr gene encoding SH3 domain-binding glutamic acid-rich protein isoform X42; its protein translation is MVIKVFLASSSGSTAIKKKQQDVVGFLEALKVDYTPLDIACNEDNRMWMRQNVPEDKKPANGIPLPPQIFNEESYCGDYDTFFDAKEDNLVYTFLGLPPPPGSKEGQAEEEEEQEEEAE
- the sh3bgr gene encoding SH3 domain-binding glutamic acid-rich protein isoform X24; amino-acid sequence: MVIKVFLASSSGSTAIKKKQQDVVGFLEALKVDYTPLDIACNEDNRMWMRQNVPEDKKPANGIPLPPQIFNEESYCGDYDTFFDAKEDNLVYTFLGLPPPPGSKEAEQADKDNIVENGTHAEENLDDTIEGQAEEEEEQEEEDLQSEEEEELRQLESAPCGQGLKSGGGRGRRRRVGRNTGGRGGVVEAKRC
- the sh3bgr gene encoding SH3 domain-binding glutamic acid-rich protein isoform X35; the encoded protein is MVIKVFLASSSGSTAIKKKQQDVVGFLEALKVDYTPLDIACNEDNRMWMRQNVPEDKKPANGIPLPPQIFNEESYCGDYDTFFDAKEDNLVYTFLGLPPPPGSKEGQAEEEEEQEEEEAEVQEEEEEEEEEELEETQEEEAE
- the sh3bgr gene encoding SH3 domain-binding glutamic acid-rich protein isoform X34, with translation MVIKVFLASSSGSTAIKKKQQDVVGFLEALKVDYTPLDIACNEDNRMWMRQNVPEDKKPANGIPLPPQIFNEESYCGDYDTFFDAKEDNLVYTFLGLPPPPGSKEAEQADKDNIVENGTHAEENLDDTIEGQAEEEEEQEEEAE
- the sh3bgr gene encoding SH3 domain-binding glutamic acid-rich protein isoform X36, translating into MVIKVFLASSSGSTAIKKKQQDVVGFLEALKVDYTPLDIACNEDNRMWMRQNVPEDKKPANGIPLPPQIFNEESYCGDYDTFFDAKEDNLVYTFLGLPPPPGSKEGQAEEEEEQEEEELRQLEEEEEEEEEELEETQEEEAE
- the sh3bgr gene encoding SH3 domain-binding glutamic acid-rich protein isoform X37; amino-acid sequence: MVIKVFLASSSGSTAIKKKQQDVVGFLEALKVDYTPLDIACNEDNRMWMRQNVPEDKKPANGIPLPPQIFNEESYCGDYDTFFDAKEDNLVYTFLGLPPPPGSKEGQAEEEEEQEEEELRQLEEEEEAEVQEEEEAE